From a region of the Calliphora vicina chromosome 4, idCalVici1.1, whole genome shotgun sequence genome:
- the spirit gene encoding serine protease snake has translation MKLYWQVVVAVALILIKENSCGPAIRPLSKGAIIFPEDNWDDCFLDKASTQPGVCKSVEKCPEILNKWTKLSIYPKTCYFIKTEQFVCCPLASTKEASTTTNRPNTVTKKPINIFHDIFNTDPGLVTKNPNNINNQTPPTKRPSNIFLDNLTTNSGTTTPKRPSNIFLYNLNIDKTTARQPSIIIPDIFNTERPGNLKRRSEIECDLHNRAKFEIDVNGEPSMPNEFPFMAALGFKSKDDNQIWYPCGGVLVSSRYVLTAAHCAEIGGVNPSFVHLGDTTNLTESEEGTIKIKQFITYPGYNVTTIYNDIALVELVEDVNNPTACLWSTPDVPITKLTALGYGHTRFGGIGSNELLKSPLTVIGNTDCQQFYKLEDTLQNMDIVDAHLCAGDIENLGETCQGDSGGPLIMELDKVSYVMGITSYGLGCADLPPSIYTRISSFIDWIEPIIWPEIDVRFDRK, from the exons ATGAAACTATATTGGCAAGTTGTAGTCGCTGTAgccttaatattaataaaagaaaatt CATGTGGGCCCGCCATACGTCCACTGTCCAAGGGGGCTATTATCTTTCCAGAAGATAATTGGGATGATTGTTTCCTAGACAAAGCATCCACCCAGCCTGGTGTGTGTAAAAGTGTGGAAAAATGTcctgaaatattaaataaatggaCTAAGCTAAGTATTTACCCCAAGACATGTTATTTTATCAAAACGGAACAATTTGTTTGCTGTCCCCTAGCCTCAACTAAAGAGGCATCAACCACAACTAACAGGCCTAATACAGTAACTAAGAAACCCATCAATATATTCCACGATATATTTAATACAGATCCTGGCTTGGTTACAAAAAATCCCAACAATATTAATAACCAAACGCCTCCTACCAAAAGGCCTTCAAATATATTTCTTGATAATCTAACTACAAACAGTGGAACAACAACACCCAAAAGGCCCtccaatatttttctttataatttgaaTATAGACAAAACTACCGCTAGGCAGCCCTCAATTATTATACCCgatatttttaataccgaaagaCCCGGAAATCTGAAAAGACGCAGTGAAATAG agtgTGATTTACATAATCGAGCAAAATTCGAAATCGATGTTAATGGTGAACCTTCTATGCCAAATGAGTTTCCGTTTATG GCTGCCCTAGGCTTCAAATCGAAGGACGATAATCAAATCTGGTATCCTTGTGGTGGCGTATTAGTTTCATCTAGATATGTGTTGACAGCAGCCCACTGTGCCGAAATAGGAGG CGTAAATCCTTCATTTGTTCATTTGGGCGATACCACCAATCTAACAGAGTCAGAGGAGGGCACTATTAAAATAAAGCAGTTCATTACGTATCCGGGCTATAATGTAACCACCATCTATAATGATATAGCCTTGGTGGAATTGGTGGAGGATGTAAA TAACCCCACAGCTTGTTTATGGTCCACACCGGACGTACCCATCACTAAACTCACCGCCTTGGGCTATGGACACACTCGTTTTGGTGGCATCGGCTCAAATGAACTACTGAAATCTCCTTTAACTGTCATTGGTAATACAGATTGCCAACAATTCTATAAACTCGAGGATACATTGCAGAACATGGATATTGTGGATGCTCATCTGTGTGCCGGCGATATTGAAAATTTAGGCGAAACCTGTCAGGGTGATTCGGGCGGCCCTTTAATAATGGAACTGGATAAAGTGTCGTATGTTATGGGTATAACTTCGTATGGCCTGGGTTGTGCCGATCTACCACCCTCGATTTACACCAGAATTTCGTCATTTATCGATTGGATTGAACCAATAATTTGGCCAGAAATTGATGTGAGATTCGatagaaaataa
- the LOC135957279 gene encoding lectin subunit alpha-like has protein sequence MEILKRILFLAIIIEIANSIPVDKWQKSEDLPTFFINTENKYNWHEAWNECASRNMSLVAVDTIEKHTALQTVLRKKFAKAPNLWLGGHDLGESGKYIWSSTGKQFDFSNWSNGNPDNYKGLENCAHIWDQTDFEWNDGSCKSKIGYICEENRFVVAARRDFAVKKNFIYQLFEL, from the exons ATGGAAATATTAAAACggattttgtttttagcaataattatagaaattgcaaataGTATACCGGTGGATAAATGGCAGAAATCGGAAGATTTGCccacatttttcataaatactGAAAATAAA TATAACTGGCATGAAGCTTGGAATGAGTGCGCCTCCAGAAATATGTCATTAGTGGCAGTCGATACCATTGAAAAACACACAGCATTACAGACTGTACTAAGAaagaaatttg cTAAAGCTCCCAATTTATGGTTGGGTGGTCATGATTTAGGCGAGAGTGGCAAATATATTTGGTCCTCTACGGGCAAACAATTCGATTTTAGCAATTGGAGTAATGGAAATCCCGATAATTATAAGGGCTTGGAGAATTGTGCTCACATTTGGGATCAGACCGATTTCGAGTGGAATGATGGCTCGTGTAAATCGAAAATTGGTTATATATGTGAAGAGAATCGTTTTGTGGTGGCAGCTCGCAGAGATTTTgctgttaagaaaaattttatttatcaattgTTTGAATTATAA